A DNA window from Sporosarcina sp. ANT_H38 contains the following coding sequences:
- a CDS encoding valine--tRNA ligase, whose amino-acid sequence MSTENNTSMPTKYDPQTIEAGRYEWWLKGKYFEAQPESDKTPYTIVIPPPNVTGKLHLGHAWDTTLQDIMTRMKRMQGYDALWLPGMDHAGIATQARVEAKLREEGTTRYDLGREKFVEETWKWKDEYAGHIREQWAKLGLGLDYTRERFTLDEGLSKAVQEVFVKLYNKGLIYRGEYIINWDPATKTAISDIEVIHKDIQGAFYHMRYPLADGTGSIEIATTRPETMLGDTAVAVHPEDERYKHLIGKTVTLPIVGREIPIIADDYVDMEFGSGAVKITPAHDPNDFEIGNRHNLPRVLVMNEDGSMNKLAGKYEGMDRFECRKEIVKDLQEMAVLFNIEEHNHSVGHSERSGAVVEPYLSTQWFVKMQPLADEAIKLQEAEGKVNFVPDRFEKTYLTWMENVHDWCISRQLWWGHRIPAWYHNVTGEIHVGHEAPADSENWSQDNDVLDTWFSSALWPFSTMGWPDLDNEEFKRYYPTDALVTGYDIIFFWVSRMIFQGIEFTDQRPFKDVLIHGLVRAEDGRKMSKSLGNGVDPMDVIEKYGADALRYFLSTGSSPGQDLRYSTEKVEAIWNFANKIWNASRFALMNMDGMTYEEIDLTGEKSVADAWILTRLNETIDQVTKLADRYEFGEVGRALYNFIWDDFCDWYIEMAKLPLYGEDETAKKMTRSVLAYVLDNTMRLLHPFMPFITEEIWQNLPHEGESITVAAWPVADPALTDKTRATDMKLLMDIIRAVRNIRAEVNTPLSKKVPLYISAKDDVTVAVLEANRSYIERFCNPETLTLGNNITAPGKSMSAVVTGAELFLPLEGLLNIDEELARLTKELAKWQGEVKRVQGKLSNERFMSKAPEAVVEEERAKESDYLQKYAAVERRMQELKEI is encoded by the coding sequence ATGTCAACTGAAAACAACACGTCGATGCCGACGAAATATGATCCGCAGACAATTGAAGCAGGTCGCTACGAATGGTGGCTGAAAGGGAAGTACTTTGAAGCACAGCCTGAAAGCGATAAAACACCTTATACCATTGTTATTCCACCACCGAACGTTACAGGTAAACTTCACCTAGGCCACGCATGGGATACAACGTTACAAGATATCATGACGCGCATGAAACGCATGCAAGGTTATGATGCATTATGGCTTCCAGGAATGGACCACGCGGGAATCGCGACACAGGCTCGTGTTGAAGCAAAACTTCGTGAAGAAGGAACGACACGTTATGATTTAGGTCGTGAAAAATTTGTTGAAGAAACATGGAAATGGAAAGACGAGTACGCAGGCCATATCCGTGAGCAATGGGCGAAACTTGGTTTGGGTCTTGACTATACACGTGAACGATTTACCCTGGATGAAGGACTTTCGAAAGCTGTACAGGAAGTTTTCGTTAAACTTTATAATAAAGGTCTTATCTACCGTGGCGAATACATTATCAACTGGGATCCGGCTACGAAAACAGCGATATCTGATATCGAAGTCATCCATAAAGACATACAGGGTGCTTTCTATCATATGCGTTACCCATTGGCAGACGGAACAGGCAGTATCGAAATTGCGACAACTCGACCTGAAACAATGCTTGGGGACACTGCGGTTGCAGTCCATCCTGAAGATGAGCGCTACAAGCATTTGATTGGCAAAACTGTTACATTACCGATTGTCGGGCGTGAAATTCCGATTATCGCAGACGATTATGTTGACATGGAATTCGGAAGTGGTGCCGTGAAAATTACTCCTGCACATGACCCGAATGACTTTGAAATCGGTAACCGTCATAACCTTCCACGTGTCCTTGTGATGAATGAAGACGGTTCAATGAACAAGCTTGCTGGTAAATACGAAGGAATGGACCGCTTCGAATGCCGTAAAGAAATCGTTAAAGACTTACAGGAGATGGCTGTTCTATTCAACATTGAAGAACATAATCATTCTGTCGGTCACTCAGAACGTAGTGGTGCTGTCGTTGAACCTTATTTATCAACACAATGGTTCGTTAAAATGCAACCACTTGCTGATGAAGCGATTAAATTGCAAGAAGCAGAAGGCAAAGTAAACTTCGTACCAGACCGTTTTGAAAAAACTTATTTAACATGGATGGAAAATGTTCATGACTGGTGTATCTCGCGTCAACTTTGGTGGGGCCATCGTATTCCGGCTTGGTACCACAATGTTACGGGCGAAATTCATGTCGGTCATGAAGCACCTGCCGATAGCGAAAACTGGAGTCAAGACAATGACGTTCTTGATACATGGTTCTCATCTGCGCTATGGCCGTTTTCGACTATGGGCTGGCCGGATCTCGACAACGAAGAATTCAAACGCTATTACCCAACAGATGCACTAGTAACAGGCTATGACATCATTTTCTTCTGGGTATCTCGGATGATTTTCCAAGGAATCGAATTCACGGATCAGCGTCCATTTAAAGACGTATTGATACACGGACTCGTACGTGCAGAAGATGGTCGTAAAATGTCTAAATCACTTGGTAACGGTGTCGACCCGATGGATGTCATCGAAAAATACGGTGCAGATGCACTACGTTACTTCTTGTCAACAGGTTCATCACCAGGGCAGGACCTTCGTTACTCGACTGAAAAAGTTGAAGCCATCTGGAACTTTGCCAATAAAATCTGGAATGCATCTCGTTTTGCGCTCATGAACATGGATGGCATGACTTACGAAGAAATCGATTTAACGGGTGAAAAATCCGTAGCAGATGCATGGATTTTGACACGGTTGAATGAAACAATTGACCAAGTGACGAAACTTGCAGATCGTTACGAGTTCGGTGAAGTCGGCCGTGCACTCTATAACTTCATCTGGGATGATTTCTGTGACTGGTACATCGAAATGGCGAAACTGCCACTCTACGGTGAAGATGAAACAGCTAAGAAAATGACGCGTTCTGTACTTGCATACGTACTCGATAATACGATGCGCCTGCTACATCCGTTCATGCCGTTCATCACAGAAGAAATCTGGCAGAACTTACCGCATGAAGGCGAATCAATCACAGTCGCTGCATGGCCGGTTGCAGATCCTGCGCTTACTGATAAAACGCGTGCAACTGATATGAAACTGCTGATGGATATCATCCGTGCAGTACGTAATATCCGCGCAGAAGTAAATACACCATTAAGCAAAAAAGTTCCACTTTATATTTCAGCTAAAGACGATGTAACTGTAGCTGTATTAGAAGCGAATCGCAGCTACATCGAACGATTCTGTAACCCTGAGACATTAACGCTAGGCAACAACATCACAGCACCAGGTAAATCGATGTCAGCTGTCGTTACAGGAGCAGAACTGTTCTTACCACTTGAAGGCCTACTGAACATCGACGAAGAACTCGCACGACTAACAAAAGAGCTTGCGAAATGGCAAGGCGAAGTGAAACGCGTTCAAGGCAAACTTTCAAACGAACGTTTCATGTCGAAAGCACCTGAAGCTGTAGTTGAAGAAGAACGTGCTAAGGAAAGTGACTACCTACAAAAATACGCTGCCGTTGAGCGTCGTATGCAAGAATTGAAGGAAATCTAA